From Dromaius novaehollandiae isolate bDroNov1 chromosome 15, bDroNov1.hap1, whole genome shotgun sequence, a single genomic window includes:
- the MRNIP gene encoding MRN complex-interacting protein isoform X2, with product MAPRFWALRCCSCRLFQVQQAKRSGKWSCAVCGQKQAVQKVYGEGSGLDCRLHVQKLNLLQGEAEEALSWTSRYTEESVDDNKNIAVQREDSLVQQEGKAEVSRWSKYLDQGNETQADEEEESGGTERQQFCSRRKNTVEEQRKHQNSFPYTDVQELSEENGAFQVASQAKKRKQCSVAVPNQGDGEAVCGDSMIPALCESLVSEGNTQTPAASIKPSKWEKFLSCSDSCSENAAKVTLSPQEGSRKVGLHSTTAADIFMASSYSKQAGNFLPPGVGTEFKKSPASTEQLVSELPRTVLPGNCSDDVVFKEPQGHLIRAGRCHVTRTVTPLCPPATTSVISNPGLKPSSISHEHLFCTGDEFDDDL from the exons ATGGCGCCGCGGTTTTGGGCGCTGCGGTGCTGCAGCTGCCGCCTCTTCCAGGTGCAGCAG GCCAAGCGGAGCGGGAAGTGGAGCTGCGCCGTGTGCGGGCAGAAGCAGGCGGTGCAGAAG GTTTACGGCGAAGGGTCCGGGCTGGACTGTAGGCTCCATGTCCAAAAATTAAACTTGCTGCAGGGTGAGGCGGAGGAAGCACTTAGCTGGACATCTCG GTACACAGAAGAATCCGTAGACGACAACAAGAATATAGCAGTCCAACGTGAAGACAGTTTGGTCCAGCAG gaaggaaaggcagaagtCAGTCGCTGGAGTAAATATCTGGACCAGGGCAATGAAACTcaggcagatgaggaggaggaatcGGGAGGTACAGAAAGGCAACAGTTCTGCTCCCGGAGGAAGAACACTGTGGAAGAACAAAG GAAACACCAGAACAGCTTCCCCTACACTGATGTTCAGGAGTTGTCAGAGGAAAATGGAGCTTTCCAGGTTGCCTCCCAAGCCAAAAAG cGCAAGCAATGTTCAGTAGCAGTGCCTAATCAAGGTGATGGAGAAGCTGTTTGTGGAGATAGTATGATTCCTGCTCTTTGTGAGTCCTTGGTGTCTGAGGGGAATACGCAAACCCCAGCTGCTTCTATCAAGCCCTCAAAGTGGGAAAAATTTCTCTCATGTTCTGACAGCTGTAGTGAAAATGCTGCCAAGGTCACCTTGTCACCACAGGAGGGCAGTagaaaggtggggctgcacagCACCACTGCAGCAGACATCTTTATGGCCAGTAGCTATTCCAAACAGGCTGGAAACTTTCTACCTCCAGGTGTAGGCACTGAGTTTAAAAAGAGCCCTGCTAGTACTGAGCAGCTTGTCTCAGAACTGCCTCGTACTGTGCTGCCTGGCAATTGCTCAGATGATGTGGTGTTCAAAGAACCTCAAGGCCATTTGATAAGGGCAGGAAGGTGCCATGTGACTCGCACTGTAACACCCCTTTGCCCTCCTGCAACTACCTCTGTTATCTCCAACCCTGGGCTAAAGCCCTCTAGCATTTCACATGAACACCTGTTCTGCACAGGTGATGAGTTTGATGATGATCTCTGA
- the MRNIP gene encoding MRN complex-interacting protein isoform X3: MAPRFWALRCCSCRLFQAKRSGKWSCAVCGQKQAVQKVYGEGSGLDCRLHVQKLNLLQGEAEEALSWTSRYTEESVDDNKNIAVQREDSLVQQEGKAEVSRWSKYLDQGNETQADEEEESGGTERQQFCSRRKNTVEEQRKHQNSFPYTDVQELSEENGAFQVASQAKKRKQCSVAVPNQGDGEAVCGDSMIPALCESLVSEGNTQTPAASIKPSKWEKFLSCSDSCSENAAKVTLSPQEGSRKVGLHSTTAADIFMASSYSKQAGNFLPPGVGTEFKKSPASTEQLVSELPRTVLPGNCSDDVVFKEPQGHLIRAGRCHVTRTVTPLCPPATTSVISNPGLKPSSISHEHLFCTGDEFDDDL; the protein is encoded by the exons ATGGCGCCGCGGTTTTGGGCGCTGCGGTGCTGCAGCTGCCGCCTCTTCCAG GCCAAGCGGAGCGGGAAGTGGAGCTGCGCCGTGTGCGGGCAGAAGCAGGCGGTGCAGAAG GTTTACGGCGAAGGGTCCGGGCTGGACTGTAGGCTCCATGTCCAAAAATTAAACTTGCTGCAGGGTGAGGCGGAGGAAGCACTTAGCTGGACATCTCG GTACACAGAAGAATCCGTAGACGACAACAAGAATATAGCAGTCCAACGTGAAGACAGTTTGGTCCAGCAG gaaggaaaggcagaagtCAGTCGCTGGAGTAAATATCTGGACCAGGGCAATGAAACTcaggcagatgaggaggaggaatcGGGAGGTACAGAAAGGCAACAGTTCTGCTCCCGGAGGAAGAACACTGTGGAAGAACAAAG GAAACACCAGAACAGCTTCCCCTACACTGATGTTCAGGAGTTGTCAGAGGAAAATGGAGCTTTCCAGGTTGCCTCCCAAGCCAAAAAG cGCAAGCAATGTTCAGTAGCAGTGCCTAATCAAGGTGATGGAGAAGCTGTTTGTGGAGATAGTATGATTCCTGCTCTTTGTGAGTCCTTGGTGTCTGAGGGGAATACGCAAACCCCAGCTGCTTCTATCAAGCCCTCAAAGTGGGAAAAATTTCTCTCATGTTCTGACAGCTGTAGTGAAAATGCTGCCAAGGTCACCTTGTCACCACAGGAGGGCAGTagaaaggtggggctgcacagCACCACTGCAGCAGACATCTTTATGGCCAGTAGCTATTCCAAACAGGCTGGAAACTTTCTACCTCCAGGTGTAGGCACTGAGTTTAAAAAGAGCCCTGCTAGTACTGAGCAGCTTGTCTCAGAACTGCCTCGTACTGTGCTGCCTGGCAATTGCTCAGATGATGTGGTGTTCAAAGAACCTCAAGGCCATTTGATAAGGGCAGGAAGGTGCCATGTGACTCGCACTGTAACACCCCTTTGCCCTCCTGCAACTACCTCTGTTATCTCCAACCCTGGGCTAAAGCCCTCTAGCATTTCACATGAACACCTGTTCTGCACAGGTGATGAGTTTGATGATGATCTCTGA
- the MRNIP gene encoding MRN complex-interacting protein isoform X1, protein MSALHGREPFAVAMGGPCVVGGPCPVAVGSHVPHMVSTLFGGVPVQCVPPFGGSLCVAAGPVLVDTGPATGMSFSSCRRLNVRWGGGVHCLISCCFLLAAPSALFSLFPQVYGEGSGLDCRLHVQKLNLLQGEAEEALSWTSRYTEESVDDNKNIAVQREDSLVQQEGKAEVSRWSKYLDQGNETQADEEEESGGTERQQFCSRRKNTVEEQRKHQNSFPYTDVQELSEENGAFQVASQAKKRKQCSVAVPNQGDGEAVCGDSMIPALCESLVSEGNTQTPAASIKPSKWEKFLSCSDSCSENAAKVTLSPQEGSRKVGLHSTTAADIFMASSYSKQAGNFLPPGVGTEFKKSPASTEQLVSELPRTVLPGNCSDDVVFKEPQGHLIRAGRCHVTRTVTPLCPPATTSVISNPGLKPSSISHEHLFCTGDEFDDDL, encoded by the exons ATGAGTGCTCTGCATGGCAGGGAGCCCTTTGCAGTGGCAATGGGGGGGCCCTGTGTGGTGGGGGGGCCCTGCCCAGTGGCTGTGGGGAGCCATGTGCCCCACATGGTGAGCACCCTGTTCGGTGGCGTCCCTGTGCAGTGTGTACCCCCGTTCGGAGGGTCGCTCTGCGTGGCAGCTGGGCCTGTGCTGGTTGACACAGGCCCCGCCACAGGTATGAGCTTTAGTTCTTGCCGGCGCTTGAATGTTaggtggggtgggggagtgcACTGCCTCATTTCATGCTGTTTCCTTTTGGCTGCTCCCTCGGCCTTGTTTTCACTATTTCCACAGGTTTACGGCGAAGGGTCCGGGCTGGACTGTAGGCTCCATGTCCAAAAATTAAACTTGCTGCAGGGTGAGGCGGAGGAAGCACTTAGCTGGACATCTCG GTACACAGAAGAATCCGTAGACGACAACAAGAATATAGCAGTCCAACGTGAAGACAGTTTGGTCCAGCAG gaaggaaaggcagaagtCAGTCGCTGGAGTAAATATCTGGACCAGGGCAATGAAACTcaggcagatgaggaggaggaatcGGGAGGTACAGAAAGGCAACAGTTCTGCTCCCGGAGGAAGAACACTGTGGAAGAACAAAG GAAACACCAGAACAGCTTCCCCTACACTGATGTTCAGGAGTTGTCAGAGGAAAATGGAGCTTTCCAGGTTGCCTCCCAAGCCAAAAAG cGCAAGCAATGTTCAGTAGCAGTGCCTAATCAAGGTGATGGAGAAGCTGTTTGTGGAGATAGTATGATTCCTGCTCTTTGTGAGTCCTTGGTGTCTGAGGGGAATACGCAAACCCCAGCTGCTTCTATCAAGCCCTCAAAGTGGGAAAAATTTCTCTCATGTTCTGACAGCTGTAGTGAAAATGCTGCCAAGGTCACCTTGTCACCACAGGAGGGCAGTagaaaggtggggctgcacagCACCACTGCAGCAGACATCTTTATGGCCAGTAGCTATTCCAAACAGGCTGGAAACTTTCTACCTCCAGGTGTAGGCACTGAGTTTAAAAAGAGCCCTGCTAGTACTGAGCAGCTTGTCTCAGAACTGCCTCGTACTGTGCTGCCTGGCAATTGCTCAGATGATGTGGTGTTCAAAGAACCTCAAGGCCATTTGATAAGGGCAGGAAGGTGCCATGTGACTCGCACTGTAACACCCCTTTGCCCTCCTGCAACTACCTCTGTTATCTCCAACCCTGGGCTAAAGCCCTCTAGCATTTCACATGAACACCTGTTCTGCACAGGTGATGAGTTTGATGATGATCTCTGA